A window of the Zeugodacus cucurbitae isolate PBARC_wt_2022May chromosome 2, idZeuCucr1.2, whole genome shotgun sequence genome harbors these coding sequences:
- the LOC128921656 gene encoding protein toll-like produces the protein MNYFKILRCFHIRLLLLLMFATNLPLITAVFTPENCKTLSANTNCQCITELAHFEIECVSTKTSGKFSLRIGPGKNVKIECEDITAEDYEILPTLKIGYTKIVQIQHCPLPDNEEPIAKLLNQLGVERVNYFAYAIDENSGNITQQHLSGLEKLQHLRLSAKAQKYLPDNLFEHLKNLVWLDLRSNNLTLSDRLLEPLPNLTYLDLGHNFLERLPEGVFKKQQKLQHLNLWSNRLRTLNKQTFSGAEELVLLDLSSNEIECFEHDVFALLGSLRSLDLNMNRIRELPSGLFAKNKYLTEFRLVNNKVQLKTLPPALFTNLTFLEEVRLICGLEQVPADLFASSTKLTNLTMRNNMLRTLPENFFKSQHNLYDLDLSHNRLETLPDTLFQFTTNLIELKLSHNQLVEISSELFKPLAQLELLHLENNNLVSISFNAFCDTANLKYLNLANNQIDLVDTLEATSLDSLDDEITIGTTSPFRFLFKLRELNLRNNSIMYLHKDWRTQLLELRKLDLSYNNIHVFSDHDLRFLSKHVTHVNLTHNLIEEINFNSITSLDLHTDPRTILFDLNDNPLHCDCVLLHFLQFVFGEFSEKLGNKVEILTNNLRCEGPPALREKEIIDLSSMELVCPLDDQYSQEKLCPNGCECLVRPVDLMLIINCSHSELTEMPTLPSVPILKGIELIVSHNRLESLPLNTTPGYSDVVALHAAGNQLRQLNLNNLPKNLEFLDVRQNLLQNLNASVLNFLNSSNNLQALFLTNNPWTCDCAAKPLLEFTQSAAIRRKLAEHDMQHLNCLVKSGNSTISLRFRDVSRSQICPVKRTLYIIIGLTIALAVLKIGIFTFIYRRYRHRFGRCLNANMEDDNKCYDAFVSYAPLDEHFIIEHLKPELENGPIQYRLCLPKRDWIVGDCFTQHTVCSVNESQRTIVVLSQNFIKTVWSDMEFRMAHQTALAAVQKHLIIIMYGDIEEVENLDSELQTILKANTHLRWGDPSFWSKLRAALPQDTCIERLEKEMSKLEMCVV, from the coding sequence atgaattattttaaaatattacgcTGTTTTCACATAAGACTGCTACTGCTGCTTATGTTTGCTACGAATCTACCGCTGATTACCGCAGTTTTCACGCCGGAGAACTGCAAAACGCTTAGCGCCAACACTAACTGTCAGTGTATAACGGAACTTGCGCATTTCGAGATCGAATGCGTATCAACGAAAACGAGCGGCAAATTTAGTCTACGCATCGGACCCGGCAAGAATGTTAAGATCGAGTGTGAGGACATAACAGCTGAAGACTACGAGATCTTACCGACGTTGAAAATTGGTTACACCAAAATCGTACAAATCCAACACTGCCCACTGCCTGATAATGAAGAGCCCATAGCTAAACTGCTAAACCAACTGGGCGTCGAAAGAGTCAATTATTTCGCCTATGCAATTGACGAGAATAGCGGCAATATTACACAACAACATTTAAGTGGTCTAGAGAAATTACAGCATTTGAGGCTGAGCGCGaaagcacaaaaatatttgccgGACAATCTATTCGAACATCTAAAGAATCTCGTATGGCTGGATCTGCGCTCAAACAATTTGACGCTGAGCGACCGCTTGCTGGAACCATTACCGAATTTGACATATCTGGATTTGGGACATAACTTTTTGGAACGCCTACCCGAAGGTGTAtttaagaaacaacaaaaattgcaacaTTTAAATTTGTGGAGTAATCGTCTACGTACACTGAACAAGCAAACGTTCAGTGGTGCCGAGGAGCTGGTGCTTTTGGATCTCAGTTCGAATGAAATAGAATGTTTCGAACATGACGTGTTCGCGCTACTCGGCAGTTTGAGAAGTCTGGATCTAAATATGAATAGAATACGTGAACTACCTAGTGGACTATTTGCTAAGAACAAGTATCTTACGGAATTCAGGCTCGTTAACAACAAAGTACAGCTGAAAACTTTGCCGCCCGcactatttacaaatttaacctTCCTAGAGGAAGTGCGTTTGATATGTGGCTTGGAGCAGGTACCGGCAGATTTGTTCGCCAGCTCCACTAAACTGACAAACCTCACAATGAGAAACAATATGCTTAGAACGTTACCGGAGAACTTTTTCAAATCTCAACACAATCTCTACGATCTGGATTTGTCACATAATCGTTTGGAAACCTTACCGGATACGCTGTttcaatttacaacaaatctaATCGAACTCAAGCTGTCACACAATCAACTCGTCGAAATATCAAGTGAGCTATTTAAACCTTTAGCGCAACTGGAGCTGCTGCATCTTGAGAACAACAACTTGGTTAGCATCAGTTTTAATGCTTTCTGCGATACGGCCAACCTGAAATACCTAAATCTGGCAAATAACCAAATCGACTTGGTCGACACGCTGGAAGCCACATCGCTGGATTCTTTGGACGACGAAATCACAATTGGTACCACCTCACCTTTCCGTTTCCTGTTTAAACTGCGCGAACTCAACTTGCGTAATAACTCTATAATGTACCTGCATAAGGATTGGCGAACACAACTGCTCGAACTGCGCAAACTCGATCTCAGTTACAACAACATACACGTGTTCTCGGATCACGATCTGCGTTTCCTGAGCAAACATGTGACACATGTTAACCTGACACACAATCTCATTGAGGAAATCAATTTCAATAGCATCACAAGCTTGGACCTGCACACAGACCCGCGCACAATACTTTTCGACCTCAATGACAACCCGTTACATTGCGACTGTGTGCTCTTGCACTTTCTACAATTCGTATTCGGCGAGTTCAGCGAAAAACTTGGCAACAAAGTCGAAAtcttaacaaacaatttgagatGCGAAGGACCACCAGCATTGAGAGAGAAGGAAATAATCGATCTTAGCTCCATGGAGCTTGTATGTCCACTGGATGATCAGTACTCACAAGAGAAGCTGTGTCCAAACGGTTGTGAGTGCTTGGTGCGTCCAGTTGATTTGATGCTCATCATCAACTGTTCCCACAGCGAACTCACAGAAATGCCAACGCTGCCGAGCGTGCCTATACTCAAGGGCATCGAACTGATTGTGTCGCATAACAGACTGGAGAGCCTGCCGCTCAACACTACACCCGGTTACTCCGATGTTGTGGCACTACATGCCGCCGGCAATCAGCTGCGCCAGCTCAACTTGAACAATCTACCGAAGAATTTGGAGTTTTTGGATGTGCGACAGAATCTGCTGCAAAACTTGAACGCCAGTGTCTTGAATTTTctcaatagcagcaacaatttGCAAGCTCTCTTCCTTACAAACAATCCATGGACTTGTGATTGTGCGGCAAAACCATTATTGGAGTTCACACAAAGTGCGGCAATACGACGCAAGCTCGCCGAACACGACATGCAACACTTGAACTGCTTAGTGAAATCGGGCAATTCGACCATCAGCCTGAGATTCCGCGATGTTAGCAGGAGCCAAATATGCCCAGTCAAGCGAACTCTGTATATCATCATCGGCTTGACAATCGCGCTCGCTGTACTAAAGATCGGCATCTTCACATTCATTTATCGCAGATATCGCCACCGTTTCGGCAGATGTCTCAACGCCAACATGGAGGATGACAATAAATGTTACGACGCCTTCGTCTCTTATGCGCCGCTGGATGAACACTTCATCATTGAACACTTGAAACCCGAACTGGAGAATGGTCCCATACAATATCGGCTGTGTTTACCCAAACGTGACTGGATCGTCGGCGATTGTTTCACACAACACACGGTGTGCTCGGTAAACGAGTCACAGCGCACCATAGTGGTGTTGTCGCAGAATTTCATAAAGACCGTGTGGTCTGACATGGAATTCCGCATGGCGCACCAAACTGCACTAGCTGCGGTACAAAAACATTTGATAATCATAATGTATGGCGACATTGAAGAAGTGGAAAACTTGGATAGCGAACTGCAAACGATTCTGAAGGCGAACACGCACCTCAGATGGGGAGATCCTAGCTTCTGGAGTAAACTGCGCGCCGCTTTGCCGCAAGACACTTGCATCGAGCGCTTGGAAAAGGAGATGTCCAAACTGGAGATGTGCGTGGTTTAG